The region AGGGGGAAACCTCCTTGAACTAGGGTTTATACAAATTCATGACAAAAATATCATCTCCGCTAAAATAAAGTAAGGACAACAAAGCATCCCTATCAGCCCAAGATAAAAACTATACAGGAGAGTTAGTTTGTGTTTTTCGATCTCCACATTCTCGAAAGCACACTGATTTATCCGTCCACATGCAACACTCCAATCACACAAGAGCCATCATCCTTGATAATTTTAACAGAACACAAGTTCATGGCATTTCCTTTTTCTCTGTAAGTAAAGTTGCTCTACTTCTCATTCACTTGTAAATGTTTTCTCATAGCAATTAGAATACGAAATAAGAACAAACAAGATTAGAAATACAACCCACCAGATCAACATTGGGAACATCAAGGCCACGAGCAGCAACGTCAGTGGCCACTAATATGTTAAAGCGACCATCTCGGAAGCCTGAAAGAGTTCTTTCCCTTTGATTTTGTGAAATATCTCCATGCAAAGGTTCGCATTTGAAACTTTTTTGCATGGAATATGCCAATCTATCAGCATCACGCTTGGTTTGAGTGAACACAATGCATTTGCCTCCTTTTGCATGTTCCTAAGGTGCATATGAAGTACAGCCATTGACAAAGGTAAAAGATGCTCAAAATTAGCAACACAGTCCTTGCAACGAATAAAATCAATTGAAGGACCAAGCAACCAACATACTAACCAAAATCGATATGAAGATGGACACAACAAAGGAAACAGAGCTTTGATTCGTACCGTTATGAGAGGACCAAGAACTGATGGTTTCTCATATATCTCTGAAGCAATTGCATATAGTGATATTCCATCTGCCAACTTCTGAACAGACTCTCCTACCTGCAATATATATGTTGCACAAGTTCTCACACTTCAAATTATAGTGGACATTTTTTTCCCGTCACTCAACATATGTTTATGACTTAAGAAGACCAAATATTACTAGCAACCATTCCAAATTATGcaagaaagcaaaaaataaaaaagaaaaaatagattatttcTACAATGTTGCAACAAAATCAGTGGTCCCATTACTTTTTAGTTGTTTCCTAAAGTAGAAAGCTATTGATTGTCACACaatacaagaaatgataaaattaaaaaagaagttaTAATAATAAAGTTGGTATAGcactattgaagataaaatgtgcAGCAAGAGGTTTAAGATGGTTTGGAAATGACACATCGACTAATAGATACATCTATGAGGAGATTGAATGAAATGTATTAAACCATAACAAAAATGGGAAATATaactaaaagaaaattgatagaAAAGTCTTCAACATGTCATCGTGACACATAATAGCTTCATAGAAAATATGATCATAGATAATTGGCCAGCTGGAATCCATGTAGCTAACCTCATATAGGGGAATTAAGGCTAGGTGACGCTATTATCGTTTCCTAGAGTAGAACGTTTTTAATCGATAGCAAGAAAAAAGATGCAAGTTGATGTCAAGGAATATGGAGCAACAATAATGACGAAAAATCCCTAATGAAGTTAATAGGTGAgagcaaaaacataaaaataaaaacaaaaaatgatccCATACACTTACAAGATCAATTGTTAGTGGATTTTTCAGATAATTTAAGGTCAGTTTCTTTATCCAACTTGGCATTGTTGCCGAAAACATCATGCTCTGACGTTTCTGTGGCAGATGTTGTAAGATAGTCTCAACGTCCTCCGCAAAGCCCACATTAAGCATCTGATCAGCTTCATCCAGAACAAGAAATTGAATTTCAGATAAGTTCAAAGCACCTCTCTTGATCAGATCAATAACCCTTCCAGGTGTACCAACAACCAAATCAACACCATGGTCAAGCTGACTCATTTGTCGTGAGATGGGCACACCTCCATAAACACAAATCGAATCCAACTTAGGGGCAGACTCATAGAATTCCTTGTCAACTTGGCGAGCAAGCTCTCTAGTTGGGGCCAAAATTAATGCCAAAGGATTCCTTCCACATCTATATGTTAGCAAATAACACTTTTTATCAAAAAGTGAGAAGGACAAGCATGAAAAATACTAGAATTCAAAATCagatgaagagaaaaaaaaaaaaagcatagaTAACCTCCAGGAAAACATAACAGATACATCATCAGTAAACCATAAAACCCCCCAGGCCCCCAAGCCTAACAAAAgcagaataaaataaatctttatGAAGCACAATTTCAAACATTCAAGTTGATCAGGCTATTGAAGGTGACAAACCCATGCTTTTCATTGAATCGAATGATCTTATCCATGATAGGAATCCCAAAAGCTAGAGTCTTCCCTGTTCCTGTCCTAGCACGGCCAATCATATCACGTCCCTGCATGGCTGGTTCCAGCACAGCTTTCTGTACAGCACAATGGTAAAGAAAATGTTTCAGCAACTTTCTATAGATACTTTGTGTCAAGAGCATGGTAAGCTGAAACTAGATAAAAATGATAACGATAGAAGATTTTCAAGTGGGACAGAAACAGCAATATGAGGCAATTTAAGAAGTAAAACATCATCACATCACAAACATGAAATAACGAAAACCTCACGGCAACATGGAGAGCCcaaaattagaaagagaaaaaaacaaaagaagaaagagccAAAAAAGTTGAGAGCTTCCAACTAATTTACATCACCCATTCTTTACCTCCGACGTCTGCAATTTCCTGTATAATTCTAACACGCAGATAGGTTTCATTTGAGAAGGCATAGCATACTGAAAATGCAGCCACCATATTCTCTTCCTCTTAAGACAATTTTGGCATcaagattataaatttacaatCTCTACTTCATTTACTTTGTCCAGTAAATGTaattcatcactaaaaaattgCAGGAATATATCAGGATCAGCATGctaaaataagaaagaagaaatcaaaatcgtGTTTAAAATAAGATGCGTTAAAAACGAAATGCAATATAACCTGAATGGGAAAGAGCTTGGTGATGCCCTTCTTGGCCAAAGCAGAAACAATCTGGTCAGAAATTCCAAGCTTCGAGATCTCAAGACCATCATCACTGCTGCTGCTAGTATTAGACCCCTGAAACTTGGAAAAGGAGGCGGACTTTTCTTCGTCGGAGAAATCAGCCACCGCATACCCCGCCTGCGATGACGGCAAAGAAGCCCTGAAATTCAAGAAGGCGGCAGCAGAATGAAAGCTCCTGCTGCTGCTCCCCGATCCAAATGGACCAACACTCCCACAGAGCCGCTCGATCAACCACGGCTTCGGAATTAGGGCACTCCCACCAAACGGCACATTTCTGGATTCAGTTACGTCGCTGTTCTGATGATGACGAGGAGGATGGAGGAAAACATCGACGGAGTTGGTCAATGCGGCGGCCAGGGTCGGCCGCTTCGACACCGACTTCCTCAACAGGACTAGACTACtactcatcttcttcttcttcttcttcttcttcttcttcttccactccTCCCCTTGCTAATTCTAGAGAGGGAGAATAACAGAAACCCTAACGCGGGTGCGGAGAGAGATGGAGGTTTTGCTAGGGTTTAGTCAGTCGGgggaaaggaaatggaaatggagGCGAGCAATGGGACCACGCCAGCTATAAAACGACTAGGGCGGTTTGGGAATTAGGACAATGCTGCCAGGAGATTTTTATCGGGTAAAATTCTGTAAGTGTACAACcgaattttcatcatttttttttttaaatcacacAATATTCGTACCGTAgtagttataaaaattatttttgtcatttgagaaaatattaataccattgagatttaatattatatcataattttttattttattattatttaatctcaattaaatattaaaaataatcaaaatacctCAATATATAAAAACCCTTCTCATCTCCTctattttcctttctctctctacctCACTCTTGTAGATACACCTTCTATTATCATTCATTTCACTGCGACATCGATTCTcactaacatttttttattatcatttttttatattcttagtaaatttatttttcccttctttcaATCCATTTTTTTGTTCTAAGTTTGACAAAACCTAAATCgagagttcaattaattaattaaaacttttaatctatgtttattttaatttctcgtaaaatttttattaaaaggtTTATCCAAATTTAAAAGGTCTCCATCATCAAGTATAGAAATAGTCAATGGCAACCactagttttttcttttttggtttaatttttcaaaactataagaaaatggatggaaatgaagCCTATAAGTACCATTTTATCCCTCTCTTTAACAAATAAgagagattattattattatttaaatataggGTGGTTCTTGTAATTAAGTCATAGATGGTTATTGCAATTTCCCaatcttctttatttatttatttttttgtttttataggAAAGGTTTGGATGTAAAAAAAGGATATATGAAAGGATACGAGcgatttatttaaaattttcgtAAGGTAAAAATAACATGGTGA is a window of Diospyros lotus cultivar Yz01 chromosome 10, ASM1463336v1, whole genome shotgun sequence DNA encoding:
- the LOC127811845 gene encoding DEAD-box ATP-dependent RNA helicase 53, mitochondrial-like, whose amino-acid sequence is MSSSLVLLRKSVSKRPTLAAALTNSVDVFLHPPRHHQNSDVTESRNVPFGGSALIPKPWLIERLCGSVGPFGSGSSSRSFHSAAAFLNFRASLPSSQAGYAVADFSDEEKSASFSKFQGSNTSSSSDDGLEISKLGISDQIVSALAKKGITKLFPIQKAVLEPAMQGRDMIGRARTGTGKTLAFGIPIMDKIIRFNEKHGCGRNPLALILAPTRELARQVDKEFYESAPKLDSICVYGGVPISRQMSQLDHGVDLVVGTPGRVIDLIKRGALNLSEIQFLVLDEADQMLNVGFAEDVETILQHLPQKRQSMMFSATMPSWIKKLTLNYLKNPLTIDLVGESVQKLADGISLYAIASEIYEKPSVLGPLITEHAKGGKCIVFTQTKRDADRLAYSMQKSFKCEPLHGDISQNQRERTLSGFRDGRFNILVATDVAARGLDVPNVDLIIHYELPSTSEIFVHRSGRTGRAGKKGTAILMYSSNQMRDVRTIERDVGCKFMELPRITVQGGSSDMFSDMGSSRFGSQGGRGGGRSTGYGSQSSSRMGGSGSSRFGYGGPGSGRSGSGFGSGHSGNFSGSGSGRLGGFGDAGRSDRSSGFGNFGSSHSGGFGDFRSTQTGGDLSNTRRSRFGGFGDGKSF